Proteins encoded in a region of the Equus asinus isolate D_3611 breed Donkey chromosome X, EquAss-T2T_v2, whole genome shotgun sequence genome:
- the SMS gene encoding spermine synthase, with translation MAAARHSTLDFMLGAKADGETILKGLQSIFQEQGMTESVHTWQDHGYLATYINKNGSFANLRIYPHGLVLLDLQSYDSDAQGKEVDSLLNKVEERMKELSQDSTGRVKRLPPIVRGGAIDRYWPTADGRLVEYDIDEVVYDEDSPYQNIKILHSKQFGNILILSGDVNLAESDLAYTRAIMGSGKEDYTGKDVLILGGGDGGILCEIVKLKPKMVTMVEIDQMVIDGCKKYMRKTCGDVLDNLKGDCYQVLIEDCIPVLKRYAKEGREFDYVINDLTAVPISTSPEEDSTWEFLRLILDLSMKVLKQDGKYFTQGNCVNLTEALSLYEEQLGRLYCPVEFSKEIVCVPSYLELWVFYTVWKKAKP, from the exons CTGATGGCGAGACCATTCTAAAAGGCCTCCAGTCTATTTTCCAGGAGCAGGGGATGACGGAGTCGGTGCACACCTGGCAGGACCATGGCTATTTAGCGACCTACATAAACAAAAACGGCAG TTTTGCCAATCTGAGAATTTACCCACATGGATTGGTGTTGCTGGACCTTCAGAGTTATGACAGTGATGCGCAAGGCAAAGAAGTTGACAGT CTTTTgaataaagtagaagaaagaatgaaagaattgaGTCAGGACAGTACTGGGCGGGTGAAGCG ATTGCCACCCATAGTTCGAGGAGGGGCCATCGACAGATACTGGCCCACTGCTGATGGCCGCCTGGTTGAGTATGACATAGATGAAGTGGTGTATGATGAAGATTCACCTTATCAGAACATTAAAATCCTACACTCGAAgcaatttggaaatattctcatCCTTAGTGGGGATGTTA ATTTGGCGGAGAGTGATTTGGCGTATACCCGGGCCATCATGGGCAGTGGCAAAGAAGATTACACTGGCAAGGACGTACTGATTCTGGGAGGTGGAGATGGGGGCATATTATGCGAAATAGTCAAACTGAAACCAAAGATGGTCACTATGGTAGAG ATTGACCAAATGGTGATTGATGGGTGTAAGAAATACATGCGAAAAACATGTGGCGATGTCTTAGACAATCTTAAAGGAGACTGCTATCAG GTTCTAATAGAAGACTGTATTCCAGTACTGAAGAGGTACGCCAAAGAAGGGAGAGAGTTTGATTATGTGATTAATGATTTGACAGCTGTTCCGATCTCCACATCTCCGGAAGAAG ATTCCACATGGGAGTTTCTCAGACTGATTCTTGACCTCTCAATGAAAGTACTGAAGCAAGATGGGAAATATTTTACACAG gGGAACTGTGTCAATTTGACGGAAGCCCTGTCGCTCTATGAAGAACAGCTCGGGCGCCTGTATTGTCCTGTGGAATTCTCGAAGGAGATCGTCTGTGTCCCTTCATACCTGGAATT GTGGGTGTTTTACACTGTTTGGAAGAAAGCTAAACCTTGA